One region of Candidatus Eisenbacteria bacterium genomic DNA includes:
- a CDS encoding DUF3492 domain-containing protein, whose translation MKPVDLHSGAAGADVCLVLEGSYPYVKGGVSTWVHDLIGSLPELRFALVHVGPEQGTYTRKLYSLPANVVTFSDMYCREPLARGRDVAVLQRVAHAERSRHADARRSSRVLNGIRRLHLEDQVDSSLLDDLASGDLSVGAFLHGRASFELTTELCERLAPDASFLDFFWHFRSMNLPLVRLLAAEPPAAATYHALCTGYAGVLAAVWSHRTGRPFLLTEHGIYARERNLELDRAAWFRETRDRRPSDGTNETIDNATASALRRIWVRFFRALARCAYAQATSVVSLSEANRQRQIADGAPAARTLVVPNGIDLEGFRARVAGTPSRAAGGRPMRVAFVGRLVPIKDIATLIRACFLALRVVDLDVRIIGPIDEDPRYARRCRRLTAKLGLEHAIRFEKALPIERIYSEIDILVLTSFSEGQPLVILEANAAGIPVVASDVGACRDLLEGRNNVDRRIGPSGIVTRLAAPEETAAAIVRLARDPELRRLMGAAGRRRVATYYRKSATVSTYRALYKVGPWPASAGVSSA comes from the coding sequence TTGAAGCCGGTTGACCTCCACAGTGGAGCCGCGGGCGCCGACGTCTGCCTCGTGCTGGAAGGGTCGTATCCGTACGTCAAGGGAGGCGTGTCGACGTGGGTCCACGATCTGATCGGCAGCCTCCCGGAGCTCCGATTCGCCCTGGTGCACGTCGGCCCCGAGCAGGGGACCTACACCCGGAAGCTCTATTCGCTTCCGGCCAACGTGGTCACCTTCTCCGATATGTACTGTCGCGAGCCGCTCGCGCGCGGCCGCGACGTGGCTGTACTGCAGAGGGTGGCCCATGCCGAGCGCAGCCGTCACGCGGATGCCCGCCGATCCTCTCGTGTCCTTAACGGTATCCGCCGATTGCATCTCGAAGACCAGGTGGACTCGTCGCTGCTCGACGACCTCGCCAGCGGCGATCTCTCGGTCGGCGCGTTTCTCCACGGCAGGGCATCCTTCGAGCTGACGACGGAGCTATGCGAGCGGCTGGCGCCCGACGCTTCGTTTCTGGACTTCTTCTGGCACTTTCGATCGATGAACCTGCCGCTCGTTCGCCTGCTCGCCGCCGAGCCGCCTGCCGCGGCCACGTACCACGCCCTCTGCACCGGCTACGCGGGGGTCCTGGCGGCGGTGTGGAGCCACCGGACCGGTCGCCCATTCCTCTTGACGGAGCACGGGATCTACGCGCGCGAGCGAAACCTCGAGCTGGACCGAGCCGCCTGGTTCCGCGAGACCCGCGACCGCCGACCCTCGGACGGAACCAACGAAACGATCGACAATGCTACGGCCTCGGCCTTACGTAGGATTTGGGTGCGCTTCTTTCGCGCCCTGGCGCGATGTGCCTATGCCCAAGCCACGAGTGTCGTCTCGCTGTCCGAGGCCAACCGACAGAGGCAGATCGCCGACGGCGCCCCAGCCGCCAGGACTCTCGTCGTCCCCAACGGCATCGACCTCGAGGGATTCCGTGCGCGCGTCGCCGGGACGCCGTCCCGAGCCGCGGGGGGCCGCCCCATGAGGGTCGCCTTCGTGGGGCGACTGGTTCCGATCAAGGACATCGCCACGCTCATCCGTGCGTGCTTCCTGGCGTTGCGGGTCGTCGACTTGGACGTGCGCATTATCGGTCCGATCGACGAGGATCCGCGGTACGCGCGCCGGTGCCGGCGCCTTACGGCGAAGCTCGGTCTCGAGCACGCGATTCGCTTCGAAAAGGCGCTGCCGATCGAGCGCATCTATTCCGAGATCGACATCCTGGTCCTCACGAGCTTCAGCGAAGGGCAACCGCTCGTCATTCTGGAGGCCAACGCCGCGGGGATTCCGGTGGTTGCCTCCGACGTCGGGGCCTGTCGCGATCTGCTCGAGGGGCGGAACAACGTCGATCGACGGATCGGTCCGAGCGGCATCGTGACGCGGCTCGCCGCCCCCGAGGAAACCGCGGCGGCGATCGTTCGACTCGCTCGGGATCCCGAGCTGCGCCGTCTCATGGGCGCCGCGGGTCGGCGACGCGTGGCCACGTACTATCGAAAGAGCGCCACCGTCTCGACGTACCGTGCGCTCTATAAGGTCGGACCGTGGCCGGCATCGGCTGGCGTCTCGAGCGCCTGA